The genomic DNA CACCAAAAAAGGCTGCGACCACGGCCAGTGCGGTGCCTGCACGGTCCTTGTTGACGGCCGGCGCGTTAACGCCTGCCTCACGCTGGCCGTGATGGCCCAGGGCAAGCAAATCACGACCATCGAAGGCTTGGCCAAAGGCGACGAGCTGCACCCCATGCAGGAGGCTTTCCTCAAGCACGACGGCTTCCAGTGCGGCTACTGCACGCCCGGCCAGATTATGAGCGGCGTAGCCTGCGTGAAAGAAGGCCACGCCACCACCGATGACCAGGCCCGCGAGTGGATGAGCGGCAACCTCTGCCGTTGCGGTGCCTACCCCAACATTCT from Hymenobacter psoromatis includes the following:
- a CDS encoding oxidoreductase, producing the protein MHPDDQTPAAPTPANGPSRRTFLKQTGGLLGVALAPPIASQAEAIAEKMAPASPILSGQTNVSLNINGQAKNLRLEPRTTLLDALRENLDLTGTKKGCDHGQCGACTVLVDGRRVNACLTLAVMAQGKQITTIEGLAKGDELHPMQEAFLKHDGFQCGYCTPGQIMSGVACVKEGHATTDDQAREWMSGNLCRCGAYPNILAAVREVAAQQAKG